CTGGCAGCTCGACCCCAACGTGTGGCTCTCGCCGCTGATGGTGCTGGGCACACAGTGGTACCTGCTGTTCAACGTGATCGCCGGCGCGTCCAGCGTGCCGACCGAACTGCGCTACGCCGCCGGCAACCTGGGCCTGGGCGGCTGGCTGAAGTGGAAGCGCTACCTGCTGCCGGCGGTGTTCCCGAGCTTCGTGACCGGCGCCATCACGGCCAGCGGTGGCTCGTGGAACGCCAGCATCGTGGCCGAGTACGTCACCTGGGGCGACACCACGCTGCAGGCCGCGGGCCTGGGCAGCTACATCGCCCACATGACCGCCATCGGCGACTTCCCGCGCATCGCGCTGGGCATCGGCGTGATGTGCGTGTTCGTCATGGGCATGAACCATTTCGTCTGGCGCAAGCTCTACGCGCTGGCCGAAGACCGCATGCATTTCTGAAAGCGCCGCCATGACCGAAGCCATCATCGAACTCCAGGGCGTGGGCAAATCCTTCCGCTCGGCAGACGGCGCGGCGCGGTCCGTGCTCGAAGGCGTCGATTTCCACCTCGCGGAAGGCGAGATCGTCGCGTTGCTGGGCCAGTCCGGGTCGGGCAAGTCGACGCTGCTGCGCATCATGGCCGGGTTGATCGGCGTGGATGTGGGCGATGTGCGCTATCGCGGCCAGCCGCTGTATGGCCCCGCACGGGGCATCGCAATGGTGTTCCAGTCCTTCGCGCTGTTTCCGTGGTTGACGGTGCAGCAGAACGTCGAGCTCGGGCTGGAGGCGCGCGGCATCGAGCGCGTGGAGCGTGCCCGGCGTGCCGGTGCGGCCATCGAACTGATCGGCCTCGCCGGTTTCGAAGGCGCCTTGCCGCGCGAGCTCTCGGGCGGCATGCGGCAGCGCGTGGGCATCGCGCGCGCCCTGGTGGTCGAGCCCGAGGTGCTGCTGATGGACGAGGCCTTCTCGGCCCTCGACGTGCTCACCGGCGAGCGGCTGCGCGACGACATCCTGCAGTTGTGGGACGGCGGCGCCATGCCGACGAAGGCCATGCTGGTCGTGTCGCACAACATCGAGGAAGCGGTGCTGATGGCCGACCGTGTGCTGATCTTCGCCAGCAATCCGGGGCATGTGCACGCCGAGCTGCCGATCGCGCTGCCGCGTCCGCGCGACGTGGACAGCCTGGAAGTGCGTGCCCTGATCGACGAGGTCTACCGGCTGATGACGTCCGGCGCGCCCAGTGCCGGACGGGTGCGTGACGAGACGGCGCACATGCACCTGAGCGACCGGCTGCCCGACGCCGACGTCGACCGCATGGAGGCGTTGCTGGAGATGCTGGTGGACGACGCGCGAAACGGACGTGCAGACCTGCCGCAGCTGGCAGCGGAGGCGGAGCTGCCCGACCATGCGTTGTTGCCGCTGGCCCAGGCGCTGGCCCTGCTGGGCTTTGCCAAGCTGGCCGATGCCGACCTGCACCTGACCGAGCTCGGCCGCTGCTATGTCGAGGGCGCCCACACGCTGCGCCAGCAGCTCTTCGGCCAGCAACTGCTCGCACGCGTGCCGCTGGCGGCGCATATCCGCCACAGCCTGGAGCAGGCGCCCTCAGGCGAATTGCCGCAGGAGCCCTTTCTGCAGTTGCTGCGCGAGAGCCTCGATGCGCCGGTGGCCGAACGGGTGCTGCGCACCGCCATCGAATGGGGCCGCTACGGCGAAGCCTTCGAGTACGACTTGCGCACCGGCCTCATTCAATTGCCCGAGGGCGACAGCGCCGCGGAGGCACCGGCGCCGCGCTGAAGGTCGATGGCGTTTGCGCGGCTTCACTGCGCCGGGCAACTGGCCCCGCTGCTGGCGATCAGTCCGCGCAACTGCTGCGTCGTGGCGGTGTCTTCCGGCCCGAAGGTGTTGCGGGTGAAGGTGCAGCCGTAGCTCGGCTGCGCGACCGTCGTCGGCGTCACCACGTCGTC
The sequence above is drawn from the Variovorax sp. J2L1-78 genome and encodes:
- a CDS encoding ABC transporter ATP-binding protein; protein product: MTEAIIELQGVGKSFRSADGAARSVLEGVDFHLAEGEIVALLGQSGSGKSTLLRIMAGLIGVDVGDVRYRGQPLYGPARGIAMVFQSFALFPWLTVQQNVELGLEARGIERVERARRAGAAIELIGLAGFEGALPRELSGGMRQRVGIARALVVEPEVLLMDEAFSALDVLTGERLRDDILQLWDGGAMPTKAMLVVSHNIEEAVLMADRVLIFASNPGHVHAELPIALPRPRDVDSLEVRALIDEVYRLMTSGAPSAGRVRDETAHMHLSDRLPDADVDRMEALLEMLVDDARNGRADLPQLAAEAELPDHALLPLAQALALLGFAKLADADLHLTELGRCYVEGAHTLRQQLFGQQLLARVPLAAHIRHSLEQAPSGELPQEPFLQLLRESLDAPVAERVLRTAIEWGRYGEAFEYDLRTGLIQLPEGDSAAEAPAPR